A stretch of Heptranchias perlo isolate sHepPer1 chromosome 36, sHepPer1.hap1, whole genome shotgun sequence DNA encodes these proteins:
- the si:ch1073-126c3.2 gene encoding uncharacterized protein si:ch1073-126c3.2 isoform X1: MQQANMDRKLHAVFALIGVIWVLVPGIYLTEEADTCQDLLGTDNYLNFSKKLKILNNCTDNNMKSLDVEKRGELLGLLQNAADKLKSIHVKACQNVSPKNCSFPQIPANGGLICLTLERIRYCKPMCNKGYDFNFLRRSRLYEKCGEDTNYKWTTQYIGGNRLAVCSASSSSVSGIPSAYFPNRCLDVLYDYSQEKHLISIFKKELKAKIHSDEFNNKTMCLLCGD, from the exons ATGCAGCAAGCAAACATGGACCGCAAGCTGCACGCAGTTTTTGCGTTGATCGGTGTAATCTGGGTTCTAGTGCCAG GTATATATTTAACCGAAGAGGCTGATACCTGTCAGGATTTGTTAGGCACCGATAACTACCTGAACTTCAGCAAGAAATTAAAG ATATTAAACAACTGCACTGACAATAATATGAAGAGTTTGGATGTTGAGAAACGCGGAGAACTTCTCGGGCTGTTGCAAAATGCGGCTGACAAGTTGAAATCCATCCATGTGAAAG cttGTCAGAATGTCAGTCCTAAGAACTGCAGCTTCCCTCAGATCCCTGCTAATGGAGGCCTGATATGTCTGACCCTTGAAAGGATTCGCTACTGTAAGCCAATGTGTAACAAG GGTTATGACTTTAATTTCCTGCGAAGGAGCCGTCTGTACGAGAAATGTGGGGAAGACACCAATTACAAATGGACCACACAGTACATTGGAGGGAATAGGCTGGCCGTCTGCTCAG CGAGTTCCAGCAGCGTAAGTGGGATTCCATCCGCCTACTTCCCCAACAGGTGTCTAGACGTATTGTACGAttacagccaggagaaacatttgATTTCAATCTTTAAGAAAGAACTCAAGGCTAAAATTCACAGTGATGAATTCAACAACAAAACCATGTGCCTCCTGTGTGGAGACTAA
- the si:ch1073-126c3.2 gene encoding uncharacterized protein si:ch1073-126c3.2 isoform X2, translated as MQQANMDRKLHAVFALIGVIWVLVPGIYLTEEADTCQDLLGTDNYLNFSKKLKILNNCTDNNMKSLDVEKRGELLGLLQNAADKLKSIHVKACQNVSPKNCSFPQIPANGGLICLTLERIRYCKPMCNKRVPAA; from the exons ATGCAGCAAGCAAACATGGACCGCAAGCTGCACGCAGTTTTTGCGTTGATCGGTGTAATCTGGGTTCTAGTGCCAG GTATATATTTAACCGAAGAGGCTGATACCTGTCAGGATTTGTTAGGCACCGATAACTACCTGAACTTCAGCAAGAAATTAAAG ATATTAAACAACTGCACTGACAATAATATGAAGAGTTTGGATGTTGAGAAACGCGGAGAACTTCTCGGGCTGTTGCAAAATGCGGCTGACAAGTTGAAATCCATCCATGTGAAAG cttGTCAGAATGTCAGTCCTAAGAACTGCAGCTTCCCTCAGATCCCTGCTAATGGAGGCCTGATATGTCTGACCCTTGAAAGGATTCGCTACTGTAAGCCAATGTGTAACAAG CGAGTTCCAGCAGCGTAA